A part of Chloroflexota bacterium genomic DNA contains:
- a CDS encoding tryptophan-rich sensory protein, translating into MKRNRILIIGSLVLTLVANFLANALPLNGLTTGEISDAYPIFFVPAGFVFSIWGLIYLGLAAFAVYSVTKMGLADPRVDKVAGWVVASNLFNFVWIFLWHYEQFPLTLVAMGGLLVSLLTTYLKLRVGLEKRSWQGKLLVDTPFSIYLGWITVATVANFSQVLYVLGWRGMPLSEPFWAVILLAVASLLGLLMIFLRKEVAYPLVLVWAFVGIWVKQGETPLVAMTALVGAILLGVLALGRWVVGAVKTA; encoded by the coding sequence ATGAAACGTAATCGAATATTAATCATTGGATCGCTGGTGCTGACTCTTGTAGCTAATTTTCTGGCGAACGCCTTACCGCTCAACGGCCTGACCACCGGTGAAATCTCGGATGCCTATCCGATCTTTTTTGTCCCGGCCGGCTTTGTCTTTTCCATTTGGGGCCTGATTTACCTAGGCCTGGCAGCCTTTGCGGTTTACAGCGTCACGAAGATGGGCCTGGCCGATCCTCGGGTGGATAAAGTTGCCGGGTGGGTCGTGGCATCCAACCTGTTCAATTTTGTGTGGATTTTCCTCTGGCACTACGAGCAATTCCCCCTGACCCTGGTTGCAATGGGTGGCCTGCTGGTCAGCTTGTTGACAACCTATCTCAAGTTGCGGGTCGGCCTGGAGAAGCGCAGCTGGCAGGGAAAACTGCTGGTGGATACTCCCTTTAGTATTTACCTCGGCTGGATCACAGTGGCGACGGTGGCCAATTTCTCCCAGGTGTTATATGTGCTGGGGTGGCGGGGTATGCCGCTCTCTGAGCCGTTTTGGGCCGTGATTTTGCTAGCTGTGGCGAGCCTCCTGGGATTGCTGATGATCTTCCTGCGTAAGGAAGTGGCCTATCCTTTGGTGCTGGTCTGGGCGTTTGTGGGGATCTGGGTCAAGCAAGGCGAGACGCCTCTGGTTGCCATGACGGCTCTGGTGGGTGCGATCCTGCTGGGTGTGCTGGCGCTGGGAAGGTGGGTTGTAGGGGCGGTGAAGACGGCGTGA
- a CDS encoding AMP-binding protein, which yields MQTFHHILKNHYENRPDEIALTLQHAGEEDRQITVRQLVTSAVSAQRKLEAEGIQPGEVVLLIFQHGHDLIRTYFGTILHGAIPSIMPYLTEKLQPEKYRRDLASLIEVTKPAAIFTYAEFEMEVRAALKEEDSVRTVMVAEQLGEGEEPVFDLSRRKPKDIVLLQHSSGTTGLQKGVALSHQAVLNQVSAYADVLHIDPKSDVLVSWLPLYHDMGLIAGFLMPILYGLPLVLMSPFDWVRAPYRLMQAVSQYKGTLVWLPNFAYNFCATKIRPRHMEGVDLSSWRLVTNCSEPMRNDSQQLFLEAFKPYGFKESALGTSYAMAENTFAVTQGGVDSPVRIDPVDRDAVQTERIARPAIEGQPSIDMVSAGKPIPNTQVKIVDADGNALPERHIGEIALLSDCMLTEYYHRHDATEQAFIDGWYLTGDYGYMADGEVYISGRKKDLIIVGGKNIYPQDLERIAYTIPGVHPGRAVAFGIFSQKMGTEQVVLVAEVDTAEEEEKQRIANDIRQTITQDSAVALRHVHLVEDGWIVKTSSGKTARLANRDKFLEETGFKVI from the coding sequence ATGCAGACGTTTCACCACATTTTAAAAAACCATTACGAAAATCGACCGGATGAGATCGCCCTCACATTGCAGCATGCCGGTGAGGAAGACCGACAGATCACCGTGCGCCAGCTGGTCACGAGTGCGGTCAGCGCCCAGCGCAAGCTGGAAGCTGAAGGCATTCAGCCCGGTGAGGTGGTGCTGCTGATCTTCCAACATGGTCATGACCTGATCCGCACCTATTTCGGCACCATCCTGCATGGGGCGATCCCTTCGATCATGCCCTATCTGACGGAAAAGCTCCAACCGGAAAAATACCGCCGGGACCTTGCCTCATTGATCGAAGTGACCAAACCCGCCGCAATTTTCACCTATGCAGAATTTGAAATGGAAGTGCGCGCCGCTCTCAAGGAAGAGGATTCGGTCCGCACGGTGATGGTGGCGGAACAACTCGGTGAAGGTGAAGAGCCAGTCTTTGACCTCTCCCGCCGAAAACCTAAAGACATCGTGCTGCTCCAGCATTCCTCCGGCACTACCGGCCTGCAAAAGGGCGTCGCTCTTTCGCACCAGGCAGTTCTGAACCAGGTCAGCGCTTATGCTGATGTGCTTCATATTGATCCAAAATCGGATGTATTGGTCAGCTGGCTGCCCCTCTATCACGACATGGGCCTGATCGCCGGCTTCCTGATGCCGATCCTCTACGGCCTGCCGCTGGTATTGATGTCCCCCTTCGACTGGGTCCGGGCACCCTATAGGCTGATGCAGGCTGTCAGCCAATACAAGGGCACCCTGGTCTGGCTGCCGAACTTTGCCTATAACTTCTGCGCCACCAAGATCCGCCCCCGTCACATGGAAGGGGTTGACCTCAGCTCCTGGCGGCTGGTGACGAATTGCTCTGAGCCGATGCGCAATGACAGCCAGCAGCTTTTCCTGGAAGCCTTCAAACCCTATGGCTTCAAAGAAAGCGCGCTTGGCACCAGTTACGCTATGGCGGAAAACACCTTTGCCGTCACACAGGGCGGCGTGGACAGCCCCGTCCGGATTGACCCCGTGGATCGAGATGCTGTTCAGACCGAACGAATCGCCAGGCCGGCTATTGAAGGCCAGCCCTCCATTGACATGGTCTCCGCCGGCAAGCCCATCCCCAACACCCAGGTGAAAATAGTGGATGCGGATGGTAATGCCCTGCCGGAGCGGCACATTGGTGAGATCGCACTACTCTCAGACTGTATGCTGACGGAATATTATCACCGACATGACGCCACCGAACAAGCCTTCATTGATGGCTGGTACCTGACCGGTGACTATGGCTATATGGCAGATGGCGAAGTGTATATTTCCGGTCGCAAAAAGGACCTGATTATCGTGGGCGGCAAGAACATCTACCCCCAAGACCTTGAGCGGATCGCCTATACCATTCCCGGCGTGCACCCCGGCCGGGCCGTGGCCTTTGGTATCTTCTCACAGAAGATGGGCACCGAACAGGTAGTTCTGGTGGCGGAAGTGGATACCGCTGAGGAGGAAGAAAAGCAGCGGATCGCTAATGACATCCGCCAGACCATCACCCAGGATTCAGCGGTTGCGCTGCGCCATGTGCACCTGGTGGAAGATGGCTGGATCGTCAAGACCAGTTCCGGCAAGACTGCCCGTTTGGCAAACCGGGATAAATTCCTCGAAGAAACCGGTTTCAAGGTTATCTAA
- a CDS encoding class I SAM-dependent methyltransferase, translating to MPDNNGREALFNHWSQTYQDDVSDGEFPFIGYEQTLDCLIQAAELQPIHKVLDLGIGTGALGVRLSIPPGQLWGVDFSAAMLDKAAEVLPEAHLLQLDLLSDEWPEEIHQPFNRIISGYTFHEFTDEQKLAVLKSLVADHLADDGVVLIADISFQTQAAFRVGFQRFANQWDDSEFYWCAETMIPQMEVLGLKVQYTQTSDCAGIYKIQKS from the coding sequence ATGCCAGACAACAACGGTAGAGAAGCCTTATTCAATCATTGGTCTCAAACCTATCAGGATGATGTCAGCGATGGAGAATTTCCTTTTATCGGTTACGAACAGACCCTTGATTGTTTAATTCAGGCTGCTGAGCTTCAGCCAATCCATAAAGTGTTGGATCTTGGGATCGGCACGGGCGCTTTGGGTGTCAGGCTGTCTATTCCTCCAGGTCAATTGTGGGGTGTGGATTTTTCGGCTGCCATGTTGGACAAGGCGGCTGAAGTTCTCCCTGAGGCACATTTACTCCAACTGGACTTGCTGTCAGATGAGTGGCCCGAGGAGATTCACCAGCCTTTTAATCGGATCATCTCCGGGTATACCTTTCATGAGTTCACCGATGAGCAAAAGCTGGCGGTCCTCAAGAGTCTGGTCGCGGATCATTTGGCCGATGATGGGGTTGTACTAATTGCAGATATTTCATTTCAGACCCAGGCGGCATTTCGAGTGGGTTTCCAACGTTTTGCCAATCAATGGGATGATTCAGAATTCTATTGGTGCGCAGAGACGATGATCCCGCAAATGGAGGTGTTAGGCCTGAAGGTTCAGTATACGCAGACCTCGGATTGTGCTGGGATCTACAAGATCCAAAAGAGCTGA
- a CDS encoding DUF2807 domain-containing protein: protein MKTKKIFLISALLLLSATLMACSFPIIRVVKGSGTLTTETRSINNFNAIQLDGAGQLVITQGDTVALQIEAEDNILPYLKSTVEGGTLVLGFQDHFWQKSLLPTETITYSLVVTDLNAITFNGAGDMDMNLLDTDTLSITVNGAAQAHITDLTADSLIIQINGTGNVNISGEVNSQILGIDGAGTIQNGDLKTSQTVLTSNGLGIATVWVTDSLEVTFNGGGTLNYFGEPAIIQNINGAANITHLGSK, encoded by the coding sequence ATGAAAACCAAGAAGATATTCCTTATCAGCGCCCTGCTACTTTTGAGCGCAACCCTGATGGCCTGCTCGTTTCCCATTATTAGGGTCGTCAAGGGCTCTGGCACGCTGACAACCGAGACCCGTAGCATTAACAATTTCAATGCGATCCAATTGGATGGCGCGGGCCAACTGGTGATCACCCAGGGTGACACTGTCGCACTGCAGATTGAGGCTGAGGACAACATCCTCCCCTATTTGAAATCCACCGTTGAAGGGGGCACACTGGTTCTCGGCTTCCAGGACCATTTCTGGCAGAAATCCCTGCTTCCTACCGAAACCATCACTTATTCTTTGGTCGTCACGGACTTAAATGCCATCACCTTCAATGGCGCGGGCGACATGGATATGAACCTGCTGGACACCGACACCCTGAGCATTACTGTCAATGGCGCTGCACAAGCTCACATCACAGACCTGACGGCGGACTCACTGATCATCCAGATCAATGGCACCGGCAATGTCAATATCAGTGGTGAGGTCAATTCCCAGATACTCGGTATAGATGGCGCCGGCACCATCCAAAATGGCGATCTCAAGACCTCGCAGACTGTCCTCACATCAAATGGGCTGGGTATTGCCACCGTTTGGGTCACGGACAGCCTTGAAGTCACTTTTAATGGCGGCGGCACATTGAATTATTTCGGAGAACCTGCTATCATCCAAAATATCAATGGCGCGGCAAACATCACTCATCTTGGCAGTAAATAA
- a CDS encoding HIT domain-containing protein, whose protein sequence is MDLIWTPWRMKYIQEHHDYPGCVFCLAAEEPDGVDNLIFHRGEHVFMILNRFPYTSGHVMCVPYAHVDRLHALSQAARAEMMEMTNKAVDVLQIVYKPQGFNVGLNLGEMAGAGVADHLHMHVVPRWGGDTNFMSTVGETRVLPESLTETYERVKTAWDNFES, encoded by the coding sequence GTGGATCTAATCTGGACACCCTGGCGTATGAAATATATTCAAGAACATCACGACTATCCCGGTTGTGTCTTTTGCCTGGCGGCTGAGGAGCCGGATGGCGTGGATAACCTTATTTTCCATCGCGGAGAGCATGTTTTCATGATCCTCAACCGCTTCCCTTATACGAGCGGGCATGTGATGTGCGTGCCCTATGCCCATGTGGACCGACTGCATGCCCTTTCGCAGGCTGCCAGGGCCGAGATGATGGAAATGACCAACAAGGCCGTTGATGTCCTACAAATAGTTTATAAGCCCCAAGGATTCAATGTGGGTTTGAACCTAGGCGAGATGGCTGGGGCTGGTGTTGCGGACCATTTGCATATGCACGTTGTTCCTCGTTGGGGCGGCGACACGAATTTCATGTCTACGGTGGGTGAGACCCGGGTATTGCCTGAATCACTGACTGAGACTTATGAACGGGTGAAGACGGCCTGGGATAATTTTGAATCCTGA
- the xseA gene encoding exodeoxyribonuclease VII large subunit, which translates to MEQFSLFQPKNVLKVSQLTTYLRQLLEDDPILQDVWVEGEISNFAQPSSGHLYFTLKDGDAAIRCVMWRNAAQRMNFAPREGMAVQAHGSMGIYETSGQVQLYVDTMTPAGEGALFQEFLRLKAKLEAEGLFEEELKRQTPWLPKVIGIVTSPTGAALQDMLNTITRRYPVAEVVLSPTPVQGIDAPAGIVAALERLNREVAPDVILIGRGGGSIEDLWAFNDEAVARAVAASEAPIISGVGHETDFTLTDFAADRRAPTPTAAAELATPDRMELLGIIAELENRHRTRLRESLVVLGWEVAQWTNNLERHSPHYRVDNYRQRLDEVQLRLERSIQANFEHSKLTLAHLTQSLHSLSPMAVLKRGYAIVTREEDGQVVKDTSQVAVDENLHVRVSQGSLSARISKINPGGS; encoded by the coding sequence ATGGAACAATTTTCGCTATTTCAACCCAAGAACGTTCTCAAAGTCAGTCAACTGACCACTTATTTGCGCCAGTTACTGGAGGATGATCCCATCCTGCAGGATGTCTGGGTGGAGGGTGAGATCTCCAATTTTGCCCAGCCGTCATCCGGCCACCTTTATTTCACCCTCAAGGATGGCGACGCTGCAATCCGCTGCGTCATGTGGCGGAACGCTGCCCAGCGGATGAATTTTGCCCCCAGAGAAGGCATGGCAGTCCAGGCGCATGGCAGCATGGGGATTTATGAAACCAGCGGTCAGGTCCAGCTCTATGTGGATACGATGACGCCGGCTGGGGAAGGCGCACTCTTCCAGGAATTTCTTAGACTTAAAGCCAAACTGGAAGCTGAAGGCCTTTTTGAGGAAGAACTCAAGAGACAAACTCCCTGGCTGCCAAAGGTGATCGGCATTGTGACTTCACCCACCGGCGCGGCCCTCCAGGATATGCTCAACACGATCACCCGGCGCTATCCCGTGGCCGAGGTGGTTCTCTCACCTACCCCTGTGCAGGGCATTGACGCCCCGGCAGGGATCGTAGCTGCGCTGGAACGCCTCAATCGGGAAGTGGCACCTGATGTGATCCTGATTGGGCGCGGCGGTGGCTCAATTGAAGACCTCTGGGCCTTCAACGACGAGGCTGTTGCCCGGGCTGTGGCTGCCTCGGAAGCGCCCATCATCTCCGGTGTGGGCCATGAGACCGACTTCACCCTAACCGACTTTGCCGCTGACCGCCGGGCGCCCACCCCAACTGCCGCCGCTGAACTCGCTACGCCGGACCGGATGGAATTGCTGGGCATCATTGCTGAATTGGAAAATCGTCATAGAACACGGCTGCGAGAATCCCTCGTTGTTCTGGGCTGGGAGGTCGCACAATGGACCAACAACCTCGAGCGCCACTCCCCCCATTACCGGGTGGATAATTACCGCCAGCGCCTGGATGAAGTACAATTGCGACTGGAGCGATCCATCCAGGCCAACTTCGAGCATAGTAAGCTCACCCTGGCGCACCTGACCCAGTCCCTGCACAGCCTGAGCCCGATGGCCGTACTGAAACGAGGTTATGCGATCGTCACCCGCGAAGAGGATGGGCAAGTTGTGAAAGACACCAGCCAGGTGGCTGTTGATGAAAACCTACACGTCCGGGTTAGCCAGGGAAGCCTGTCCGCTCGGATTTCAAAGATTAACCCAGGAGGTTCCTGA
- the xseB gene encoding exodeoxyribonuclease VII small subunit, with protein MPDKVQTEIQKMDFEAAFTALQENVTLLEGEELPLEKALEVYERGQLLARHCAELLETAEIKLRQLSQDAASQAPSEG; from the coding sequence ATGCCAGATAAAGTACAAACAGAGATCCAGAAAATGGATTTTGAAGCCGCTTTCACCGCCCTGCAGGAGAATGTCACCCTGCTGGAAGGCGAAGAATTGCCCCTCGAAAAAGCCCTGGAAGTCTATGAACGCGGCCAGCTGCTGGCCCGGCACTGTGCAGAACTGCTGGAAACAGCCGAAATTAAACTCCGTCAACTTTCTCAGGACGCCGCCTCTCAAGCGCCTTCTGAAGGATAA